The following DNA comes from Camelina sativa cultivar DH55 chromosome 14, Cs, whole genome shotgun sequence.
ATAGTAAAAATAGTCATATACTGATCTTAAATCTGAGTTGAGAAAGAAATATAGAAAACCGAACAACTAACCATGTTTCTATCTTAAGTCTTAACATTCTCTTCTCATTGGCAATGAGGATGATCTTGAGAGTGATTCTGTTGTTTCTGTGTGCAGCCTTGAGAAAGTTGTTGAAGATATTGAAGCGCAAGGTCGCAATATCGGTGTTTCAACACTACTAGAATTTCCATAAGCTCCCCGTTGTCGAATAAGCTGAAGCTCGAGCTCATTACTTTGAACTGGAGAGGGTTCGGAAACATCAAGCACCTGGTCATTGTATTCTTCAACAGATGCAACTGTGCTTGTTTCTGTTCGAACAGTTGAATCATCTCCATATAAACCAtgtcttcttttccttcttgttGCTTTTCCCCAACCGTTAATTGTCTCTCTTACCCTTTGAGGTAACAATGCGGCCTTGTAGTTCGTTCCCATCTATAGTTAACATTTTAAAGTTTGTGAGTTTTAATTAAGTACTAGAGTGGATATATAGAAgctccaaagtttttttttcttaaaatgttaCCTGAGTGACAAGTGCATAGAGGGGCAGTGTGCTGTAGCTGCATAGAAATTGTCCAGaaaacctaccaaaaaaaaagcatggaAATGTACCGTCTCAAActataaaaaaacacatgagtgtcatatatatatagcttaatcGCTAAAATTCCATTACCCTAGAATAAGTCGCAAGTAGACAAGTAAATGATTCCTTAGGAAGCAAGAATGGTATCCAAATTGCcactgaagaaacaaaaaaataaattaagttatATAAGACCACATTTTCAAAGATAAATAagattatagaaagaaaaaaaaaataacttaccCAAAACCAGAAGAAGGAAGCTAGTTCAAAAGCATTCTGTAGGTATCAGAATAAACATAtgttattacaaaacaaaaacaaaaagaaaaaatattttgtgactaaaAGAGGTTTCTAAGACTTTGTAGACCTGAAACTGAATGAAATGGATAAGGGATAATAGTAATTCTGGTTTCTTGAACCAGAAAAGTTCATCGCGAGGTCTCAGCTTAACACCGGACACATACTCTGTTATCCCAGCGTTCTCCAATGATAAAGTTGCGATTACATGTTGCAGCTTTGCACCAACCAAAAGAACTAGCTGTTGAAAAGATCAGGTTTAATTGTAAACCAAAATGCAACAGAGAAATGATATGACTCAATTTCTAAAGAAACATGGTGTTGGAATAGTTCTTACAGTGATTGGAATGATTGCTAGCCAGAAATAAAGATTTGATCCTACATtattatatccaaaaaaaaactcttaaattACACAAACGATCGAGTGACTAATTCACAAGTACTTGGCACTTAGGTTTTATATGCATACCTTTTATATTGAAAAGCATGAAACCAACTACAAAACCCCAAAGTGGCCCACTGCAAGAGATTAGATCAAAGGAAACTATTCAGTCAAAATAATGCATCGATCATAATTACCCTCTACTCAACATAATTCATGAtatgaaattaattagtttcaaTGTTGGATGAATAATGgctaaaagttttaaatgaaaGCAAGTTAAATTTGGAACAAGAGAGAAAATAACACTAATTTTctaaggaaaaagagagaaaataacactaattttctaaggaaaagagagagaaaataacaCTAACTTCCTaagtaacaagagagaaaaTAACTCCGCAAGGGCTCACCTGACGCCAACAATCTTTTGGAACTCTTCTTCCATAGAGCGAATCATATAGCTATGGAAATCGTATGTCAATGTTAGGTGATGGTtctgtttaaagaaaaataacaatgaTTACAATAACATAATAGACAAAATTCAAATGAAGGTGATAGAACAACCTATAGAAAGATTGGAAAACTATTAGCATCACCCAAACATTTCAAACTATTGCTTGGATATAACAAGTGTTTGCTATTTAAATATAATAGGTTACACATGAGAGTCTCACGCACCATGATGAATCCCTTGCGGAGTGTAAGATAGTCAGAACGAACAACAGAGTGTCCAAACTGTCGGAAGAAACATATCTGTAAGAATAGTTAATAAATACTTAGCCATTTGTATCATAATATGTTATTAAGTGCAAACATAATTACATGTTTACATTCATTTTCAATCATGTAtcaaatgtaaaaataatatttgtaaaactTACCACCCATATTAGTAATCTATTCTTGACCAGAGGAGCAGATGTATGATATTGGACAAATGTTGTTTGCCTTCGGAAAATCTTTTCGCGTGCGACCACTGCCAACATTGAAGTATCAagtttactatataaatatgaattcctacggtgcacaaaaaaaataaaataatatatatatatatatatatatatatatgaattccTACAAAATCAAAGCCTTAAACCACAACACTAAGCCTATCATATCTCcctatgtgatatatatatatatatatatatatatatagttgagaAACTAAACTACATCATGAGCTAAAAACCTTGTAATTTCAGGTAATTCATACAACTCTCTATTTTACTTGGCATATAGAATCTTTTGTGTCTAATGTGAAAGGAGAAGATAACCATCTATGCTATTTCTCACCGGTTAAGCAATCATTTCGGTCCATATGAGCCTCCTCTTCCCAGATCCTCCATCTATGAATCTGGGCAAAAAAGATAATCAAATTGAACTTGTACTAACATATGGACGATACACTACACTATCAAATGGAGTATACATTATTAAAGTCTAAGAAGTATATGAAAAGAAGCTAGAAACTCATAAATCTTAGTCCTTAGACATGAAAAATTCAgtagaaaatatctaaaaaatgtTTGATAATAGTACTACCTTCACGATTGCAAGAAGCATTGTCAAGCAACTGTAAGTTACATGTGTGACTGCCATTATAAATATGAAGCGATGCAATTGTTCCATGCCTTCATATGAAAGAAATGGCTCATTTCCCTGTGAAGTAGACAATGTTATGTgcgttttggtgttttttttttttttttttttttNNNNNNNNNNNNNNNNNNNNNNNNNNNNNNNNNNNNNNNNNNNNNNNNNNNNNNNNNNNNNNNNNNNNNNNNNNNNNNNNNNNNNNNNNNNNNNNNNNNNNNNNNNNNNNNNNNNNNNNNNNNNNNNNNNNNNNNNNNNNNNNNNNNNNNNNNNNNNNNNNNNNNNNNNNNNNNNNNNttttttttttttttttttttttgtaatcagtTATGATGTATGAGATTATCACAAAATGAAACTACTTATAGAAAACCTCGCTGCACGTATTCTCGCCTATGCCACTCAATCTTCTCCTCATAAtgtggaagaagagagatcTCGTTAACTGAGTCCGCTTGACAGATGAAATAGTACTTTCAAGTTCCTCATTAATCTCTGAGCGGGTACATGGGACAAATCTATCATTGTGGAAACTTGAAGATACGCATATGTTAGCTATTGTGCTAGAGGTGGCCGTGAGAAGAAGCGATACGAATCCGAGCAGCATCAgctctagaaaacaaaaacattttcaaaatccaaaagaatATTTTAGGACAAAATCTCACAAAACATATTATGAGAGTTGTTACATCACCAAccttctttcattttctccaATGCAGCAAATAAAGGttttctctttgtcttttgCAACCACTGTcccataacaaaaaaaaaatcaaaacctaagACGACTATCAATTACTAGTGAAAACTTTAAACCATTTGACATTTAATTACCGGGAATatcaaaaggaaaataaaagaagaaagtaaaaaaaaaatagtatatatatatatatatatatgtaaccatGCACTTACGTTACTAAGCCGATGAATGGAACGCTCAAcgatcaaagaaacaaccacaaaGACAGTCAAAACGGTAGCAACGGACCATGTTGGCGTTAGACCCAACGTTCTCTCGCTTGGTTCTTCTCTCATTTCACCGATTAATTCTTTAAGAACAAAATTTCAGATGTTCCTTCTCTGTCTTTATGTCAGTATTCTTCTCgttcaagaaaccaaattagCTCTGAGTTTATCGTCGTATCCAGTAACTTTAAACTTTTCTTCATGCCAACACGAAACACCTCTTACTCTCTATATCACCACCAGAACGAAACGTCCTAAAATCCGGCatgttggagtaagcttgaagTAAGCTTGGAGATCAAGCTAAAGAGAAATGGAAAATTGGAGatatatttaggagatatctaaatgtAATAGGAAGTTAAAGAATAAGAAGTTTTCTATTTAAGATTAGGAAAATATACTTAGGAgttatatataaggagatgcTAAGGTGTAGCATAACCTAAAAAATTTGAGAGATTGTTTTGTGAGTTTGAGACTTAAaggttttgagagagtttttcctttgagattaataaagagagtaattctttattttgagttcttgaacaatttttcttaaactatatttggtatcagagcaaggttCGTGAAATATCATGGGAGAGATTACGGAGACATCGAACACGGTGATGGCGAAGATAACAGACGGAAGCTCGGCGAAGCTAAAAGAAGGAAGTTCCTCTTCGATCAAGTGTCCTATGCTAAACTCAGCCAACTACACGGTATGGGTCATGCGTATGAAGATTCTACTCAAAGTTCATAAGGTCTGGGATATCATTGAAGATCCGACAGGAGATGCTGAACAGAATGACATGGCCACAGCCTTGTTGTTCCAATCAATCCCGGAGGCACTTATTCTACAAGTAGGAGAGCTAGACTCGGCCAAGAAGGTGTGGGAAGCTATTAAAGCAAGACACATGGGGGCATAACGTGTTAAGGAGGCAAGGTTACAGAATTTGATGGCTGAGTTCGATCGTTTGAAGATGAAGGATACTGAAACGATAGATGACTTCGCTTGCAAGTTATCCGAAATTTCCTCAAAATCGGCATCACTCGGAGAAGATATCGAGGAACCTAAACTTGTTAAGAAATTCTTGAAGAGTCTTCCCCGCAGAAAGTACATACACATCGTTGCTTCGCTTGAGCAAGTGTTGGATCTTAAGAGCTCTAGCTTTGAAGATATTGTAGGACATCTCAAGACCTATGAGGAACGCAtcgctgaagaagaagaggctcaGGAAGAACAAAGCAAACTGATGTACGCTAACATGGAACATCAATTACCTCAGGAGCGTCCTGATTTCACCGGAGAACACagaggcagaggaagaggaggacaCTTATATGGTAGAGGAAGAGGTCGAGGACGCTACAATGGAGGACGAGATACTTCAAGAATAACTTGTTATCGGTGTGATAAAACTGGTCACTTCGCCTCGAACTGTCCCGATCGTTTGTTAAAACTTCAAGAAGCACAAGAAAGTGATAACAAGAGTACAAGAGAAGCGGATGAACTCATGATACACGAGGTAGTATACCTCAATGAAGAGAAAGTTGTGCCAAGCAAGTATGAAACGAATAGCGGAGAAGAAAATACATGGTACCTAGACAATGGAGCTAGCAACCATATGACTGGGGACCAAaggtatttttcaaaaatagacaCATCTATTCATGGAAAAGTAAAGTTTGGTGATGACTCACGAATAGACATCAAAGGAAAGGGGTTGATTGAGTTTATTGATAGGAATGGAGAGCTACGAACAATGACCGATGTGTACTTCATTCCGGGTTTGAAGAGTAACATTGTCAGCCTTGGACAAGCCACTGAGTCCGGGTGTGACGTACAAATGAAAGAATACAACTTAACTATGCATGATCGAGATGGAAAGTTGCTGATCAAGGCGGTGAGATCAAGAAATCGTATCTACAAGGTAACTATGGCGATTAAAGATCCAAAGTGTCTTTATTCTATGACAACAAGTGATTCAAGTAGATGGCATGAGAGATTGGGTCACGTGAATTATGAGACAATGAAGTCCATGATACAAAAGGAGCTTGTAGAGGGAGTACCACATGTTGTCATTGAAAAAGAAATCGGTGGATCATGCTTGTTAGGGAAACAAACACGACAGGTGTTTCCTCAAGCTACTACTTACCGAGCAGCTCAAGCACTTGAGTTGATCCACGGTGATTTATGTGGCCCTATAACGCCGAGTACAATGGCTGGGAACAAATATATCTTTGTGCTTATTGATGACTATTCAAGGTATATGTGGACAATTCTATTGAAAGAAAAGAGTGAGGCCTTCAACAAGTTCAAGAGATTCAAGAGCATGGTGGAGCAAGAAACAGGTTTAAACATTCAAACCTTCAGGACGGACAGAGGAGGTGAATTTGTATCACACGAATTCAATGATTTTTGTGCTAACTCTGGTATAAGGCGACATCTCACAGCCCCttacactccacaacaaaacaGAGTTGTGGTGAGACGAAATAGGACGCTAATGGAGATGACTCGAAGCATACTCAAGCATATGCGAGTTCCGAATTGCTTGTGGGGGGAAGCTGTTAGGCACTCTACATACCTTTTAAATCGAATTGCTACAAGAGCACTCAAGGAACAAACTCCATATGAGATGTTTCGATCTAAGAAGCCCAATATCAATCACCTTCGAGTGTTTGGCTGCATCGGGTATGCAAAAACAGAGATACCACACTTAAGGAAACTGGACGACAGAACGCGGGTGTTAGTCTCCTTAGGTACGGAACCAAGATCAAAGGCTTATAGAATGTACGATCCTCAAAACTGGAAGATAGTGGTAAGTcgtgatgttgtttttgatgaaacaaaGGGCTGGAACTGGAATCAAAACAGAGATGAGGAGAATAAAGTTGGGGAGTTTAAAATCAGTCTCGGAGTTTACGGAAACCATGGTATTGAAAACGCAGAACAAGTCTGTAGCGAAGCTGTTGGAACCACAAATAATGATCAAACAGAGATTGTGACGACAATAGATTCTGAAAGTGTTGAAGCAGATACCACCGAGAGTGGAGATGATGATAGTGTGGATGAGGACCAAGGAGTAATTGAGCTGAGACGATCACAAAGAGAGACATGTAGACTGAAGTATCTCAATGATTATGTGCTATTATCcgaggaagaaggagaacacTTGTTGATGTGTCTTAACAACGAACCATATAACTTTGGTGAGGCAAGAAACTCAGAAAACTGGATGCGTGCGTGCGAAGATGAGATTCAGTCGATCGAAGAGAATTATACATGGGATCTTGTTGAACTTccaaaaggagaaaaaccaATTGGTTTAAAGTGGGTCTTCAAGCTTAAGAGGAATGCTGATGGAAGCATTTAATAAATACAAAGCTAGACTTGTTGCCAAGGGGTACGTACAAAGACATGGGATCGATTATGAAGATGTTTTTGCTCTGGTGGCAAGAATTGAGACAATACTACTCCTCATCAGTCTCTCAGCGGCAAATGGATGGGAAATCCATCACTTAGACGTTAAGACGGCATTTCTTCATGGGGATCTAAAGGAGACTGTTTATGTGATGCAACCAGAGGGCTTTGTTGTTAAGGGAAGTGAAGACAAAGTTTATAGACTCAACAAAGCATTGTACGGACTGAAGCAAGCTCCAAGGGCGTTAATGATAAGTTGAATCGAGTTCTCAATGAGCTTCAGTTCAAACGATGTTCAAAGGAACCTTCGGTCTATCAAAGAAAGGTGAATCAAGATATTCTTCTTGTTGCGGTTTATGTCGATGATCTCTTTGTGTCAGGAACCAATGTTTAGGCTATAGAAGGATTCAAGAAAGAGATGTCATCTCAATTTGAAATGAGTAACCTTGGTAAGTTGACTTATTATCTTGGTATTGAAGTATGTCAAAATAGAGATGGAATAACTCTATGTCAAAGACGGTATGCATCTAAAATCTTGGAGGAAGCTGGGATGTCAAAGTGTAACTCGACGCATACACCAATGGAGGCTGGTCTAAAACTGTCAAAAGCTTTGGATGAGAGAGACATTGATGCCACGAGATATAGAAAGATTGTGGGTTGCCTTCGCTATCTGCTCCATACACGACCAAACTTGTCTTTTTGTGTAGGAGTACTAAGTCGATATATGCACAATCCTAAGGAATCCCATGGAGCAGCAATGAAGCAATGTTTAAGGTATTTGCAGGGAAAGATGACGATAGGACTCAAGTTTGCAAGATCCACCTCCACGGTTCCAAAACTGATTGGTTTTAGTGATAGCAGTCATAATGTGGACCCAGATGATGGTAAGAGCACAACTGGCCATGTATTCTACCTAGGAAGGAGTTTGATCTCTTGGTGTTCTCAGAAACAAGAAACAGTTGATCTGTCATCATGTGAAGCTGAATTTATGGCGGCCACAGAAGCGGCAAGACAAGCGATATGGTTACAAGACTTGCTCAGCGAGATCACCGAGTTGCCGCGTGAAAAAGTTGTCATCCGAATAGATAATGAATTGGCTATTGCTCTCACCAAGAATCCAGTATTCCATGGTCGAAGCAAACACATACACACAAGGTACCATTTCATAAGAGAGTGTGTTAAGAATGGACAGATTGAGGTTGAGCATGTTCTTGGAGATAAGCAAAGGGCAGACATCTTAACAAAAGCACTTGGAAGGATCAAGCACAAAGAGATGAGGGATCTTATCGGCTTAAAGGATATGAGTGAAGAAGATTTCAAGCTTAGGAGGGAGAatgttggagtaagcttgaagtaagcttggagatcaagctaaagagaaatggaaaattggagattatatttaggagatatctaaatgtAATAGGAAGTTAAAGAATAAGAAGTTTTCCATTTAAGATTAGGAAAATATACTTAGGAgttatatataaggagatgcTAAAGTATAGCCTAACCTAAGAAATTTGAGAGATTATTTTGTGAGTTTGAGATTTAAAGGTTTCGAGAAAGTTTTTCGTTTGAGATTAATAAAAAGAGTAATTCTTTATTTTGAGTTCTTGAACAATCTTCCTTAAACTATACGGCAATGGCTCGATAAACTGTTTTGATAGaagtattataaaataaaagtaaaaaataacattaaacaatatattttaagcGGAAAGTATTAATCAAAGACTTTTCTTATAAATAACGTAAAACCGGTGATAATTACCTTGTTGATAACTGAATATACTTATCTTCTTGCAGAACCCTATTTTTGTGAGGTCACCAGACAACGACATTCTTATCATTCACTAAAACATTAATACTAATAAAGACTTCAAGTGAAAAATAACACAATCGCTAGCATAGCTTAAGGAGTAAACAATACTTCTACATTTTAATGTTGCATCATGAATCAGTAATAACTCTAAtaagtttattattttgaaGACAGTAGTATAAGTTAGTGGTTTAATTACGCTAGTGCTTCTCGCTACCCAAGTTCATTCCCAATTAATGTATGCtgttaacaaatatattaaactttaaACACTCATTATATTTAGATAGAGTATCAAATATGAAATACTGGAATAAACttttttggtataaaaatgagaattttatgttttcatttttttatatgaattagtaaataatagtagaaaatacAAACTATCATCCTCTCCATTTCACATGAGACCTAGTTAATTGATATAACACCATGATCGACcagataaacaaaaacaaatctagatTTGGATCCCCATTTCAAACATGGCCATCTCTAAATCATCGGATTGTATAAGCTCTTATTTAAAACTTCAAGATCCATTTAAAGTAGTAATTAACGTTGGAAAATGTGAAACAAATTAacgaaaaaatggaaaaaaatagcTCTACAGTACAAGAgtttaaacttaaaacttaaTGGGAAAGTTGTAAACAAACTATGGAAAAAGACAGAAAGTGCGAGAACTTACGGGAATAGAGAAGCAAGCGAGTCTTGtttgcaaagaagaaaattgaACAGAGTggtggagaaagagaagagaagggcTTTCCCAAAGGAAGATTACGCCTCACGTGTAATTCTCTAATGCAATTATGTcataatttttctatatattttataagcaattaagaaatattctatttttaagcTAATAATtatacttaattaattatatataataagtctAAGAGTTTGCATGCATCACCTGCAAACTCTAGTTGAACtttttaaatgataatttgGCTTAATAATTAAAACGAGATGTGGACTGACAGCACAGTTATAGGATCTTGAGGAATCTAATTGGAAACTACCCAACTCGATATATATGCATGTGTAAAGACagaacaataataattattagggaagaataaaattattaaaaaataatgattatgttttgaatattagAATATTCGGAAAGTCAAAActtaaaatgataaatattgttaatttcacaAGCAAAAACtttatggtaattttttaactatagttaaataaaatattagtggTAATAAGTAATAACATTGTTATTTAAAGTCATAAGTAATGACTAAGATTGATCAACccaattagttaaataaaatatttattgtatatataaaaatgaaaaatcgatttagttacaataaaagaataatgttgtgaagtgactttagtgcagtggccaaaggtaagtccttaatgcacaaggcaccaacacaccagggatcgagtcctgCTCCCTACAaatgtagggattaggctaatgggcTGGCCTgttgtggtccaatggttgacaaaaaaaaaatgttaaaaatatataaatctaggtttactaaatcatactcagataatcatttttgaaaaagattcagataaaacaatatttaaattattattctattgaaatttataaaaaataataagagaatccGGGAGAAAGATCTCATAGCTGCAaccaaacaaattgactaaaagataaatctatgaaacattataaatcacaattaattacctaaattaatacttggaagagatgatcaatacgagttagatggaaaacgacaccaaacaaaagttagatgaatgaatcaataaataaaacaatacaaagtttttaacaaagatgagtgaatcaatgttgattaataaatttaaagaaaataataataagaatttttaaatttggaggaGTTTAACAatactcaaaaaacaaaaactcttttcaaggtccataaaaaacaaatatat
Coding sequences within:
- the LOC104741178 gene encoding MLO-like protein 14; translated protein: MREEPSERTLGLTPTWSVATVLTVFVVVSLIVERSIHRLSNWLQKTKRKPLFAALEKMKEELMLLGFVSLLLTATSSTIANICVSSSFHNDRFVPCTRSEINEELESTISSVKRTQLTRSLFFHIMRRRLSGIGENTCSEGNEPFLSYEGMEQLHRFIFIMAVTHVTYSCLTMLLAIVKIHRWRIWEEEAHMDRNDCLTVVAREKIFRRQTTFVQYHTSAPLVKNRLLIWVICFFRQFGHSVVRSDYLTLRKGFIMNHHLTLTYDFHSYMIRSMEEEFQKIVGVSGPLWGFVVGFMLFNIKGSNLYFWLAIIPITLVLLVGAKLQHVIATLSLENAGITEYVSGVKLRPRDELFWFKKPELLLSLIHFIQFQNAFELASFFWFWWQFGYHSCFLRNHLLVYLRLILGFSGQFLCSYSTLPLYALVTQMGTNYKAALLPQRVRETINGWGKATRRKRRHGLYGDDSTVRTETSTVASVEEYNDQVLDVSEPSPVQSNELELQLIRQRGAYGNSSSVETPILRPCASISSTTFSRLHTETTESLSRSSSLPMRREC